A genomic region of Streptosporangium lutulentum contains the following coding sequences:
- a CDS encoding acyl-CoA dehydrogenase, producing the protein MGHYKSNVRDLEFNLFELLGRREILGTGRYPDLDEDVVRSLLEEVDRLSTGVLADSFEEGDRKPPVFDPATSSVTMPEGFKKSFAAYRDAGWTNIGLPVEMGGPGLPSSVNWALAEMILGSNPAIWMYSSGPAFAHVMHTIGTEDQRRYAELAIEKQWGATMVLTEPDAGSDVGAGRAKAVRQDDGTWHIEGVKRFITSAEHDLSDNIFHLVLARPEGHGVGTKGLSMFLVSKYHVDLETGELGDRNGVYVTNVEKKMGLKVSTTCELTFGDKHPAVGTLIGDVHEGIKQMFMIIEHARMMVGTKAIATLSTGYLNALSYAKERVQGADLTQMTDKSAPRVTITHHPDVRRELMLQKSYVEGMRALVLLTATYQDDVLIAEHEGRRDEHAEAMNDLLLPLVKGVGSERSYELLARSLQTLGGSGYLQEYPIEQYIRDAKIDSLYEGTTAIQGLDLFFRKILRNQGAALGSLYGDVKSFAASDAGNGRLKEERKLLAEAADEVKAMADTMAGWAISSLEAPKEVYKVGLNTTRFLLALGDVVIGWLLLRQAEVALAALGSASVVPDSGTGQSVPDSGTGQSVPDSGTGRGDKAFYTGKVAAASFFAQTVLPRIAAERRTLDATDQDLMELPEEAF; encoded by the coding sequence ATGGGCCACTACAAGAGCAACGTCCGTGACCTGGAGTTCAATCTCTTCGAGTTGCTTGGACGCCGGGAGATCCTGGGCACCGGCCGCTATCCCGACCTGGACGAGGACGTGGTGCGGAGCCTCCTCGAAGAGGTCGACCGCCTGTCCACGGGCGTGCTCGCCGACTCCTTCGAGGAGGGCGACCGCAAGCCGCCGGTGTTCGACCCCGCCACGAGCTCGGTGACGATGCCGGAGGGCTTCAAGAAGTCCTTCGCCGCCTACCGCGACGCCGGCTGGACCAACATCGGCCTCCCCGTCGAGATGGGCGGCCCCGGCCTGCCCAGCAGCGTGAACTGGGCTCTCGCGGAGATGATCCTCGGCTCGAACCCGGCCATCTGGATGTACTCCAGCGGACCGGCCTTCGCCCACGTGATGCACACGATCGGCACCGAGGACCAGAGGCGTTACGCCGAGCTGGCCATCGAGAAGCAGTGGGGCGCCACCATGGTGCTCACCGAGCCGGACGCCGGCTCGGACGTGGGCGCGGGTCGCGCGAAGGCCGTACGGCAGGACGACGGCACCTGGCACATCGAGGGCGTCAAGCGCTTCATCACCAGCGCCGAGCACGACCTGAGCGACAACATCTTCCACCTGGTGCTGGCCCGCCCCGAGGGGCACGGCGTCGGCACCAAGGGCCTGTCGATGTTCCTGGTCTCGAAGTACCACGTGGACCTGGAGACCGGCGAGCTCGGCGACCGCAACGGCGTCTACGTCACCAACGTCGAGAAGAAGATGGGCCTGAAGGTCTCCACGACCTGCGAGCTCACCTTCGGCGACAAGCACCCCGCCGTGGGCACGCTGATCGGCGACGTCCACGAGGGCATCAAGCAGATGTTCATGATCATCGAGCACGCCCGGATGATGGTGGGCACCAAGGCGATCGCCACGCTCTCCACCGGCTATCTGAACGCGCTCTCCTATGCCAAGGAGCGGGTGCAGGGCGCCGACCTCACCCAGATGACCGACAAGTCGGCCCCCCGGGTGACCATCACCCACCACCCGGACGTCCGTCGTGAGCTGATGCTCCAGAAGTCGTACGTCGAGGGCATGCGGGCACTGGTCCTGCTCACCGCCACCTACCAGGACGACGTGCTGATCGCCGAGCACGAGGGCCGCAGGGACGAGCACGCCGAGGCGATGAACGACCTGCTGCTCCCCCTGGTCAAGGGTGTCGGCTCCGAGCGCTCCTACGAGCTGCTGGCCCGCTCGCTGCAGACCCTGGGCGGCTCGGGTTACCTCCAGGAATACCCGATCGAGCAGTACATCAGAGACGCCAAGATCGACTCTCTCTACGAGGGCACCACCGCGATCCAGGGCCTGGACCTGTTCTTCCGCAAGATCCTGCGCAACCAGGGCGCCGCCCTCGGCTCGCTGTACGGCGACGTCAAGTCCTTCGCCGCCTCCGACGCGGGCAACGGCCGCCTGAAGGAGGAGCGCAAGCTCCTCGCCGAGGCCGCCGACGAGGTCAAGGCCATGGCCGACACCATGGCGGGCTGGGCGATCAGCTCGCTGGAGGCCCCGAAGGAGGTCTACAAGGTCGGCCTCAACACCACCAGGTTCCTGCTCGCCCTCGGCGACGTGGTGATCGGCTGGCTGCTGCTGCGCCAGGCCGAGGTGGCCCTGGCCGCCCTGGGCTCCGCCTCCGTCGTGCCGGACTCGGGCACGGGCCAGAGCGTGCCGGACTCGGGCACGGGCCAGAGCGTGCCGGACTCGGGCACCGGCCGGGGCGACAAGGCCTTCTACACCGGCAAGGTCGCCGCGGCCTCGTTCTTCGCCCAGACCGTCCTGCCTCGCATCGCCGCCGAACGCCGCACGCTGGACGCCACCGACCAGGACCTGATGGAACTGCCCGAAGAGGCCTTCTGA
- a CDS encoding class I SAM-dependent methyltransferase: MDEQWRADLAGWGIPEEIAATAPADPWGHSPARFAERTDRALADPEGPTLARVAEALPPGGSVLDVGAGTGAASLPLATSMGELIAVDPSAAMLAELTSRADELGVPTRIITGRWPDVAAETPAADVAVSAHVVYNVPDLSDFLAELSAHARRRVVLELTERHPMSWLTPLWQHFHGITRPTRPTVHDVIAAAEALGHEVRHERRLAPLTRFAHLEELAESACRRLCLGQDRAEEVIAAVIELDLWPLPRDQWFTLWWESM, translated from the coding sequence ATGGACGAACAGTGGCGGGCCGACCTCGCGGGATGGGGGATTCCCGAGGAGATCGCGGCGACGGCTCCGGCCGACCCGTGGGGCCATTCGCCGGCGCGCTTCGCCGAACGGACCGATCGCGCCCTCGCCGACCCCGAGGGTCCGACCCTGGCGCGGGTCGCCGAGGCGCTTCCGCCGGGCGGAAGCGTGCTGGACGTGGGCGCGGGCACCGGGGCGGCCTCGCTGCCGCTGGCCACGAGCATGGGAGAGCTGATCGCGGTGGACCCCTCCGCCGCGATGCTGGCCGAGCTGACGTCCCGGGCCGACGAACTGGGCGTCCCCACCCGGATCATCACCGGCCGCTGGCCCGACGTCGCGGCCGAGACTCCGGCGGCGGACGTCGCGGTCTCCGCGCATGTCGTCTACAACGTGCCCGACCTATCCGATTTCCTCGCCGAACTGTCCGCCCACGCCCGCCGCCGGGTCGTCCTGGAGCTCACCGAGCGGCATCCGATGAGCTGGCTCACCCCCCTCTGGCAGCACTTTCACGGCATCACCCGCCCCACGCGTCCCACGGTCCACGATGTGATCGCCGCGGCGGAGGCGCTCGGACATGAGGTCCGCCACGAGCGACGCCTGGCGCCGCTGACCCGCTTCGCCCATCTGGAGGAGCTGGCCGAGAGCGCCTGCCGGAGGCTCTGCCTCGGCCAGGACCGGGCCGAGGAGGTGATCGCGGCGGTGATCGAGCTGGATCTGTGGCCGCTGCCCCGCGACCAGTGGTTCACGCTCTGGTGGGAATCAATGTGA
- a CDS encoding DMT family transporter, with amino-acid sequence MAWVIIVIAGLFEVAMAYSLKMSNGFSVLLPSAGFLVFAFLSFALLAMGLGSLEIGTAYAVWTGIGAVGTATLGMLVLGDDVSFLKIASILLIVAGIVGLNLAGGGH; translated from the coding sequence ATGGCCTGGGTCATCATCGTCATCGCCGGTCTGTTCGAGGTCGCGATGGCGTACTCGCTCAAGATGAGCAACGGGTTCTCCGTGCTGCTGCCGAGCGCCGGATTCCTGGTCTTCGCCTTCCTGAGCTTCGCCCTGCTCGCGATGGGCCTCGGAAGCCTGGAGATCGGTACGGCCTACGCCGTCTGGACCGGCATCGGCGCCGTCGGCACCGCCACGCTCGGAATGCTCGTCCTGGGCGACGACGTGTCGTTCCTCAAGATCGCCTCGATCCTGCTCATCGTCGCGGGCATCGTCGGGCTCAACCTCGCCGGCGGCGGGCACTGA